Genomic window (Flavobacteriales bacterium):
ATTTCGATTCATCCATTGCGATCTGCAAGGAGATCAACGATCACTACGGCCTTGCGGCAACCCACTCGAACATGGGATCAGTATTCATGTACCAGGATATGCTCGATAGGTCAAAGGCTCATTTCGACACGGCATTGATCCATGCCAGGGAATCAGGTGACGCCCGGCTGTTGGCGAGTGTATCAGGCACGGCCGGGGAGTATTACTTACATACGGCCCGTCCGGATGAAGCGCTCCGCATATGTTCAGCAACAATGGAAGCTGCCAGGTCCAGCGGCATGCTGACGTTGGAACGTGATGCGGCACTCTGTGTGTACAACGCATTGAGGCTACTTGGAAAGGACAGGAAGGCGAACACTGCACTTTTGGTCGTACATCACACTTCGTGATTCCATCGTCAACCTGAAGAGCCGGGATGATGTACTGAAGCGTTCGATCCGGAAGCAGCGGGTCGGCGGCAGTTCGAAGACAGTATTCGTCACGCTGCCGAGTTGGACCGTACAGAGAGTGCCAGACGTATCGAACAACTTCGGGCCCATCGAAATCGCAACCGCGCCCTTGCATTGGGTGTTGGCGGTTTGCTTCTTCCTGGGAGGAGGCGGGGTTTTCTATCGGATCGACCGCAAACGTCGCCGCGAACGGTTTGAACGCGACGCTGCTCGCCTACAGACCCACGTGCTCCGTACCCAGATGAACCCGCACTTCATCTTCAACGCCCTCAACAGCATCAACAGCTACGTGCAGGAGAACGAGCGCGACCTGGCCAGCGGCTTCCTCACCAAGTTCGCACGGCTCATGCGCTTGGTCCTGGAGAACAGCAGGTATAACGAAGTGCCTCTCGAGCAGGACCTGGATGCCCTGCGCCTGTACATAGAACTGGAGCAGGTACGGACGAACGGCAAGTTCGATTACAGCATCGAGGTGGATGCAGCCATCGACCAGGCTGAGACCATGGTGCCCCCGCTCGTGATGCAGCCCTTCGTGGAGAACGCCATCTGGCATGGAATCTCCCGCAAGGAGGGCAAGGGGCACATCAAGCTTATTGTCCGCAAGTACCCCAATCGCTTGACCATGTCAGTTGAGGATGATGGTGTGGGGCGGGGAGCGAGTTCGACGCATCCCGCGCCCGATGGCGCCCCGCCCAAATCCTCCTTGGGAACGACCATAACACAGGACCGTCTTTCGCTACTTGGCAAGCAACGCGGAGGTGAGGCCGGGTTCCGGTTCATGGACCTTGAGCCGGGTACGCGTGTGGAAGTGGAGTTGCCGATCCAGGACATCGCGCGATAGTCGGTGCGGCGCCATTCGCTCATCCAGGTCCGCCGTTCGCTCTGTGGTGCTTGGGGCAGTTTTGGCTGCCACCCACCTTCGCGAGGTGGTCAGAATTCCGCTGTTCATTCCTGTCGTGCTGTTGCTAGCTGCATTGGCTGTCCTAGGTTGGGCAGCCCTACCTGCAAGAGCTTGCCTGTATGTCCGAGGACAGTGGAGCGGCCAACTACCGAAGGGCGGTCGAGCACAAATTGTGGCACAGGTCGTTGGCGGGCGAAGGGTCGTTGCTCGTCCACGCGCGAATGGCGATTTCTTCCTAACGTTACCCATTGGGTGCAGCGCGATGGTCCGGTTCATATTGGAGGGTAAGGAGATGCGGACAATGATGGTCGAGCACAAGCCCGCGCAGGGCACCAAGCTGATCGGAAGTCGTACCAGCTTGAGTTGCTTGACTTATGGTCGTGCAATCAGATTGCCGTTCGGAGTGTGACCTTGGACGACAGTACGTGCATCGTGACCGAGAATGCTGACTCAGCCCGTCATGCTCCCAAGGATTGCCAGTTGTTCGACCGCCTTGAACATTTGTTCGGAACAACTTCGGAAATAGAACGTCATGATACATTCACACGATAGCTGAGGCACCAATTCAATTCAAAGAGACCATGGCAAACTTGCTCACCGCCGTGATCGTCGATGACGAGGACGCACCGCGCAACCTTCTCACTGGCTTGTTGAAGCGCCTGCACCCTGAAGTTCATCTGTTAGGGACCGCCGTCGATGTTCCAACCGGAATTGACCTCGTCCGTCGCACCTCGCCCCAGATCCTCTTCCTTGACATCGAGCTCAAGGACAAGACCGGCTTCGACCTGCTCCGCGCCCTGGGCGATAGGCGCCCGCATGTGATCTTCACCACTGCGCACGAGAGTTATGCCGTGAAGGCCATCCGCTTCAGTGCGCTGGACTATTTGCTCAAGCCGATCGATGCACAAGAGCTGGCGGATGCGATTGCGAAGGCCGTGCAGGCGGTAAGCGCCACCGAGAAGCCGGTCATGGTGGACATGCTACTGAAGAACATCGATCGCTCCATTGGTGATCGCACCATCGCCTTGCCAGTGAGCGATGGCCTGGAGCTGGTGCATGTCAACGAGATCGTCGTCTGCGAATCCGACTCCAACTACACCACCTTGCACTTGCGCGACGACAAGCGCTTGGTGATCTCGCGTACACTAAAGGAGTTCGAGGATCTATTAGGTGAGCAGGAGTTCATTCGCGTTCACAACTCGCACCTCGTGAGCCGCAAGCACATCCGCAAGTACATCAAGGGCGAAGGCGGCGAAGTGATCATGTCCAACGGCATGAACATCGCCGTGTCGCGCCGTAAGAAGCAGGAGTTGATGGATGCGCTGGAACGATTATGACGGTTAATTGACAAGGACACCACCAACATACACCATTCCATGCGTGCTTTCAGTTCTCTACTTCTGACCGCTCCGACCTTTTGGATGTCACTTGTTAGCATTGCTTCCGCCAGGAGTTCTACATCAGCCAACCCAGCGTGACGACATGCCAGGGCGCTCTCTTGGATAGTGGCGGGAATGCCGGAGCCTATGGCAACAACGAGAACTTCACCATGGTCCTTTGTCCTGACGGAAGCGGTCCGGCCATCTCCCTGCAATGGGTCATCTTCAACTTGAACACTGCGGGCTTGGCCCCGGTGGACCAGATGAGCATCTACGATGGCGACAACACCTCGGCGCCGCTGATTGGCAACTGGAGCGGCAGTGATTCGCCGGGTATCATCGGGGCTAGCTTCGCTAACCCCACGGGCTGCCTCACGGTGGTATTCACGAGCAATAACACAGGGACCGGCGATTTCGCCGCGAACATTAGCTGCTTCGAGCCCAGTGATCCTACGGTGATTACAACCCTCGGCATCACATTACCCCGCTTATCCATCTTCCCCAATCCCGGGCGCGACCTCTTCACCGTGGCTTATAGCGGAAGTAGCCCTCGCTACACAGTGATCGACCTCACGGGCCAGGAGGTGATGGACCTGGGCTTGCGCACCGGTCCTTCACCAGATCGTCGTCCTTGGCCTCAGGCACATATCTGCTGCGGTGGTCCGATGGGGAACAAAGTGGAAGACTGCCGGTCGTGCTGCAGCGATAGTGCGAGATGACGAGGCCATCATGTCCAACGGCATGAGCATCGCGGTGTTGCGCAGCAAGCACCAGGAGCTGATGGATGCGCTGGAGCGGCTGTGATTCCGCTGGCTTACGCGCTTACTTTTGCGCCGTCGTGAAACTCGTCGTCGAAGTCAAGGACAGCAAGGCGGAGTTCTTCCTGGAACTCCTGAAGAGCCTGCCGTTCGTTAAAGCCCAAAAGGCGGAGAAGGCAGGAAGCGAGAACGCCGAGATACTCCGGAGCGTCCGTAGTGCGGTCAAGGAACTCAAGGCCGCCAAGAAGGGAAAGCTGGCTGGTCGGCCGATCCAAGAACTGTTGGATGAGCTTTGAGTTCAGGTCTCTGGCAGAATTCGATCGGCGCGTCAAAGCACTTTCGCGAAAGTATCCATTGATCAAGAACGATCTCGCGGCGCTGATTGACGAGCTCCGCAGCGATCCGCACGCGGGCACCTCCTTGGGAAGGGGTTGCTACAAGGTCCGGATGCGCATCAGTTCCAAAGGACAGGGGAAAAGTGGTGGAGCTAGTGTGATCACGCTATGTACGGATCGCGGCAAGGTCATTTGGATGCTTACCATGTATGACAAGTCCGATAAGGTTAATGTCAGGGAAGCTGAGATCTCCAGTCTCCTTGCGCAGGTGCCTTGATGGTGGCCGATCATGGGCTTTGGAACTGGCGCAGATTAGCATGGAGCCTGTCAGCGCGAATGCAGCCTCAGATGACATGATGCCCCACCACGCGCATTCCCATTCGCACGCGGGACATCTTCACCACCACCACGAGCACGCCCACGGTCACGTCTCCGCCGCTAGTGCCGTAGCGCTCCGCACCGCCTTCTTCATCAACCTTGCCTTCACGGTGGTGGAGGTGGTCGGCGGCTGGTGGACTGGCTCCATCGCGGTGCTCACCGATGCCATGCACGATGCGGGCGACTGCCTGGTG
Coding sequences:
- a CDS encoding histidine kinase — translated: MLRTQMNPHFIFNALNSINSYVQENERDLASGFLTKFARLMRLVLENSRYNEVPLEQDLDALRLYIELEQVRTNGKFDYSIEVDAAIDQAETMVPPLVMQPFVENAIWHGISRKEGKGHIKLIVRKYPNRLTMSVEDDGVGRGASSTHPAPDGAPPKSSLGTTITQDRLSLLGKQRGGEAGFRFMDLEPGTRVEVELPIQDIAR
- a CDS encoding response regulator transcription factor — encoded protein: MANLLTAVIVDDEDAPRNLLTGLLKRLHPEVHLLGTAVDVPTGIDLVRRTSPQILFLDIELKDKTGFDLLRALGDRRPHVIFTTAHESYAVKAIRFSALDYLLKPIDAQELADAIAKAVQAVSATEKPVMVDMLLKNIDRSIGDRTIALPVSDGLELVHVNEIVVCESDSNYTTLHLRDDKRLVISRTLKEFEDLLGEQEFIRVHNSHLVSRKHIRKYIKGEGGEVIMSNGMNIAVSRRKKQELMDALERL
- a CDS encoding type II toxin-antitoxin system RelE/ParE family toxin, which encodes MSFEFRSLAEFDRRVKALSRKYPLIKNDLAALIDELRSDPHAGTSLGRGCYKVRMRISSKGQGKSGGASVITLCTDRGKVIWMLTMYDKSDKVNVREAEISSLLAQVP